The following coding sequences are from one Penaeus monodon isolate SGIC_2016 chromosome 21, NSTDA_Pmon_1, whole genome shotgun sequence window:
- the LOC119586598 gene encoding cyclic nucleotide-gated channel rod photoreceptor subunit alpha-like translates to MSESGDIRNTFDTRILIRIRMSTQVLTQFLRIITSRHLTERLSISGTRINSGSPVYIEKTVPDALKGKSVSRQSLLDIVSSKISIGSRKRFSRDSFSASYVNRTHVASELDISRKTREARKKEIRSKLRLETWEPSPNSSDKKMGCRWTFVFDPAGRLCYYWSVVVSLAFLYNLWVMVYRFAFQEITKDTILVWFCLDYFADLIYVLDIVFHFRTGYLEDGVLQTDSRKLRQHYMNSTTFYIDCLCLLPLDFLYLSIDFKSILRCFRLVKIYKYWHFLDRTERHTNSPNLFRSISLIHYLLVIFHWNACIFYMIGKNDGFSFKPRFIYSNSSDDILEYLKAFYWCTLSLTTIGSVPLHDSFTNGTYSSLDMRTKTDYLYHIIQLMFGLLLFATVLGHIANIVTNVSAARKEFQDEYSSLEKIFLLREGHFGKLKNLAVNITHIKICDDSVSVNNQARVVLSYDSQVIKPQALCVSKAGEGVSAICRRASCAPITIFRPNSGMEKMTTKPGLWRCLMQGHGVHYQIQIQIHIFYLAIEN, encoded by the exons ATGTCTGAATCCGGGGATATCCGCAATACTTTTGATACCCGTATCCTTATCCGCATCCGGATGTCTACACAAGTACTTACACAGTTCTTGA GGATCATCACATCTCGCCACCTGACCGAGCGCCTGAGCATCTCCGGGACGCGCATTAACAGCGGCTCCCCCGTCTACATAGAGAAGACCGTTCCCGACGCCCTCAAAGGCAAGTCTGTTTCCCGCCAGTCCCTGCTCGACATCGTCTCCTCCAAGATCAGCATAGGGAGTCGGAAAAGGTTTTCAAGAGATTCGTTTTCGGCGTCCTACGTGAACAGAACCCATGTGGCCTCCGAGCTGGACATCAGCAGAAAGACGCGGGAAGCGCGCAAGAAGGAGATCAGGAGCAAGCTGCGGCTGGAGACGTGGGAGCCCAGCCCGAACAGCTCGGACAAGAAAATGGGATGTAGATGGACTTTCGTTTTCGATCCTGCGGGGAGACTCTGTTATTATTGGTCAGTCGTTGTGTCTCTAGCGTTTTTATACAATCTCTGGGTGATGGTTTATCGATTCGCCTTCCAGGAGATAACCAAAGATACTATCCTCGTGTGGTTTTGTTTGGATTATTTTGCTGATCTTATATATGTTTTGGATATAGTATTCCATTTCCGCACGGGTTACCTAGAAGATGGTGTCTTACAAACTGACTCACGAAAACTTCGTCAACACTACATGAACTCTACGACATTTTACATTGATTGTTTATGTTTGTTACCGTTAGATTTCTTATACCTCTCAATAGACTTTAAATCAATATTAAGATGTTTCCGTCTtgtgaaaatatacaaatactgGCACTTTTTAGACCGAACAGAGAGACACACCAACTCACCTAACCTATTCCGTTCAATAAGTCTGATCCACTACCTGCTGGTCATTTTCCACTGGAATGCTTGTATTTTCTACATGATTGGCAAAAACGATGGATTCAGCTTCAAGCCAAGATTCATCTACTCCAACTCCAGTGATGACATTTTGGAGTACCTGAAAGCTTTCTATTGGTGCACACTTAGTTTAACTACAATCGGCAGTGTCCCTCTGCATGACTCTTTCACCAACGGCACTTATAGTTCCCTGGACATGCGAACCAAGACGGATTACCTCTACCACATAATCCAGCTCATGTTCGGCCTCCTGCTCTTCGCCACCGTGCTCGGCCACATCGCCAACATCGTCACCAACGTCTCGGCGGCTAGGAAGGAATTTCAGG ATGAATACTCTTCTCTGGAGAAAATATTTCTACTAAGGGAAGGTCACTTCGGAAAGCTCAAAAATCTTGCAGTAAACATCACGCATATCAAGATCTGTGAC GACTCCGTCTCGGTAAATAACCAAGCTCGGGTGGTCCTTTCGTACGACTCACAGGTCATTAAACCTCAAGCCCTCTGCGTCTCGAAGGCCGGGGAGGGAGTGAGCGCCATCTGTAGAAGAGCCAGTTGTGCGCCCATAACTATATTCCGCCCAAACTCAGGAATGGAAAAAATGACAACTAAACCAGGACTCTGGC GTTGTCTTATGCAGGGACACGGGGTACATTACCAAATTCAGATTCAGATTCATATCTTTTATTTGGCCATAGAAAATTGA